Within the Chromobacterium paludis genome, the region TCAGCGCGTCGTCGGTCATGGCGTTGCCGCCGTACTTGATCACGATGGTCTTGCCGGCGAACTCGCGGATATAGGGCAAGGCTTCAGCCAGGATGTTCGCCTTGTCGGCTGCGTCTATCGCCACTTTGTTTCTCCTTCGTAGCTGCCCTGTAGTCGGGCCATGCGGATTGCGGTGTTGCATTTTAATCACGGCCATTGCTGAACTGTTATTTATTAATTGGCAGGACATCGGAATTGCCCTTACAGTGCCGGCATTACTGAACAAAAATTCAGAAAGTGGAAAATGGGAGAATCCGGCAGCAGCCGCTGGCAGCGCAAGAAGGACGCGCGTCCCAGCGAAATCCTGGACGCCGCGCTGACGCTATTCGTCGACAAGGGCTACCGCGCCACCAAGATGGAAGACATCGCGCAGGCGGCCGGCGTGACCAAGGGCACGCCCTATCTGTATTTCCAGAACAAGGAAGAAATCTTCAAGGCCGTGGTGCGCGAGACCATCGTCGCCCGCATGCAGGCGATGAGCGCGCAGCTGGCGCAGCTGCAGGACGCCAGCAGCAGCCAGCTGCTGAGCCTGGCCCTGGAGGATTGGTGGACCCATATCGGCGCCACCCGCTCGGCCGGACTGTGCAAGCTGATGGCGGCGGAAGCCACCAATTTCCCGGAGCTGGCCCTGTTCTACTACGAGGAAGTGATACGCCCGGCGCGCCAGCTGCTGGGTCATATCGTGCAGCGCGGCATGGACAGCGGCGAATTCCGCGAGGCTTATATCGAGCACGTCATCGACATGCTGACCGCGCCCATGCTGATGACCATGATACTGAGCCACTCCTTCGGCCAAGTGCCCGGCTGCTGCGAAACCCTCACCCAAGACCCGCTGGCCTTTCTCCAATCCGCGCTGCGGATGACGCTGCAGGGGCTGCAGCTCCCCCGCGCCCAGGACAAACAATCATGAAAAACTACCCCGCACTGGGCTTGGCGCTGATCGGCGCGCTCAGCCTCACCGCCTGCCAAGACAAGACCGCCGCGCCGGAAGACATTCGCCCCGTACGCTATGTCGTCGCCGGCGACGACGCCCGCATCGGCGGCGCCAGCTATGCCGGCGAAGTCCGCGCCCGCAACGAGACTCAGCTCGCCTTCCGCGTAGCAGGCAAGGTCGTGGCCAAGCTGGTGAACAGCGGCGAACACGTCAAGAAAGGCCAGCCGCTGGCCCGGCTCGATCCCAGCGACTACCAGCTGGACCTGGCCGCCAAACAGGCGCAGCTGGCCGCCGCCCAATCCGACCTCTCCCAGCAGCAGCTGAACCTGAAACGCTATCGCGAGCTGCTGGCCAAGCAGTTCATCAGCCAGGCCCAGGTGGACGCGCAGCAAAACGGCGTCAACGCCGCCCAGGCCAAGGTCAGGCAGGCGCTGGCCGCGCTGGACGCCAGCCACAACCAGACGGCTTACGCCACGCTGACGGCCGACGCCGACGGCGTGATCAGCCAGATGCAGGCGGAGCCCGGCCTGGTGGTGGCCGCCGGCCAGCCGGTGGCCAAGCTGTCGCAAGACGGCGCGCGCGAAGTGGCCATCCAGGTGCCGGAAAACGCGCTGGCCGCCGTGCGCCAGGCCGGCGGCTTCCGCGTGACGCTGTGGAAGGGCGGCGCGCCGCTGGACGGCAAGCTGCGCGAGCTGGCGGCAGACGCCGACCCCGTCACCCGCACCTATCCTGCGCGCATCGCGCTGAGCGGCGACAGCCACGGCCTGCAGCTGGGCATGACCGCCGACGTGGCCCTGCCCGCCCAGGCCAGCCGCCAGCTCAGCCTGCCGCTGACCGCCGTGCTGGACCTGCAAGGCAAGCACTATGTCTGGACCGTGGACGACAAGACGCTGCGCGTCAGCCGCAAGCCGGTGGAGGTGGGCGCCATCTCCAGCGACAGCGTCGCCATCGCCGCCGGCGTGCGTCCCGGCGACAAGATCGTGACCGCCGGCGTGCATCTGCTGCATGAGCAGCAGCGCGTGAAGCTGCTGGGCCAATGAGGACGAGACCATGAAAAAGCTCAATTTGTCCGAATGGGCCCTGCGCCACCAACCACTGGTGCGCTACCTGATGATCATGCTGATGCTGGCAGGCGCCTGGGCTTATACCCAGCTGGGCCAGAAGGAAGACCCGGAATTCACTTTCAAGTCCATGCTGGTGCAAGCCAACTGGCCCGGCGCCAGCAC harbors:
- a CDS encoding TetR/AcrR family transcriptional regulator — encoded protein: MGESGSSRWQRKKDARPSEILDAALTLFVDKGYRATKMEDIAQAAGVTKGTPYLYFQNKEEIFKAVVRETIVARMQAMSAQLAQLQDASSSQLLSLALEDWWTHIGATRSAGLCKLMAAEATNFPELALFYYEEVIRPARQLLGHIVQRGMDSGEFREAYIEHVIDMLTAPMLMTMILSHSFGQVPGCCETLTQDPLAFLQSALRMTLQGLQLPRAQDKQS
- a CDS encoding efflux RND transporter periplasmic adaptor subunit, with the protein product MKNYPALGLALIGALSLTACQDKTAAPEDIRPVRYVVAGDDARIGGASYAGEVRARNETQLAFRVAGKVVAKLVNSGEHVKKGQPLARLDPSDYQLDLAAKQAQLAAAQSDLSQQQLNLKRYRELLAKQFISQAQVDAQQNGVNAAQAKVRQALAALDASHNQTAYATLTADADGVISQMQAEPGLVVAAGQPVAKLSQDGAREVAIQVPENALAAVRQAGGFRVTLWKGGAPLDGKLRELAADADPVTRTYPARIALSGDSHGLQLGMTADVALPAQASRQLSLPLTAVLDLQGKHYVWTVDDKTLRVSRKPVEVGAISSDSVAIAAGVRPGDKIVTAGVHLLHEQQRVKLLGQ